Proteins from a single region of Sandaracinaceae bacterium:
- the lysA gene encoding diaminopimelate decarboxylase: protein MASESTAPDTRKGAPASAFHVYADGELTSGGVPLSRVAEEFDTPTYVYAPASIDARYRAIDDALSFAPHLIAYAVKANGNLAILRRLAALGCGADIVSAGELHRALRAGIPGSKIVFSGVGKKRDEICAALHAGVKSLHVESAQELDVIEAVARKCGARAPVSLRINPDVDPQTHPYIATGLHGTKFGIETDEALRLVPRIVASEHLEMVGVACHIGSQLGSAAPLEEAVTLLGRFALTCRDLGAPIREIDVGGGWPLDYGHEPKPYPGADVFGAAIRRGLEASGADALGAELITEPGRSLVGEAGVLLARVVYVKENKKRFVIVDAAMNDLVRPALYSAYHAVQAVREPATSAAETPADLVGPVCESGDFLARDRVLPPLAPGELVAIRCAGAYGREMASTYNARPVAAEVFVENGQMTLVRRRGDFMSLWAGEEG from the coding sequence ATGGCGTCCGAGTCCACAGCCCCCGACACGCGAAAGGGCGCGCCCGCGTCCGCGTTCCACGTGTACGCAGACGGCGAGCTCACCAGCGGCGGCGTCCCCCTCTCGCGCGTGGCCGAGGAGTTCGACACCCCCACGTACGTGTACGCGCCGGCGTCCATCGACGCGCGGTACCGTGCCATCGACGACGCGCTGTCGTTCGCGCCGCACCTGATCGCCTACGCGGTCAAAGCGAACGGCAACCTCGCCATCCTGCGGCGGCTGGCAGCGCTCGGCTGCGGCGCGGACATCGTGTCCGCGGGCGAGCTGCACCGCGCGCTGCGAGCGGGGATCCCGGGCAGCAAGATCGTGTTCTCGGGCGTGGGTAAGAAGCGCGACGAGATCTGCGCGGCGCTGCATGCCGGCGTGAAGAGCCTGCACGTCGAGTCGGCGCAGGAGCTGGACGTCATCGAGGCCGTCGCGCGCAAGTGCGGCGCGCGGGCCCCCGTGTCTCTGCGCATCAATCCAGACGTGGACCCGCAGACGCATCCCTACATCGCGACGGGTCTGCACGGCACGAAGTTCGGCATCGAGACGGACGAGGCGCTCCGCTTGGTGCCGCGCATCGTCGCCAGCGAGCACCTCGAGATGGTCGGCGTGGCGTGCCACATCGGCAGCCAGTTGGGCTCGGCAGCTCCACTGGAGGAGGCCGTGACGCTGCTGGGGCGGTTCGCGCTCACGTGCCGCGACCTGGGCGCTCCCATCCGTGAGATCGACGTCGGCGGCGGGTGGCCCCTGGACTACGGGCACGAGCCAAAGCCCTACCCTGGCGCCGACGTGTTTGGCGCCGCCATTCGCCGGGGCCTCGAAGCAAGCGGCGCAGACGCGCTCGGCGCCGAGCTCATCACGGAGCCGGGTCGCAGCTTGGTGGGCGAGGCGGGGGTGCTGCTGGCGCGCGTCGTGTACGTCAAGGAGAACAAGAAGCGCTTCGTCATCGTGGACGCGGCCATGAACGACCTCGTGCGCCCTGCCCTCTACAGCGCGTACCACGCCGTCCAGGCCGTCCGCGAACCCGCGACAAGCGCGGCAGAGACCCCCGCCGACCTCGTGGGGCCCGTGTGCGAGTCGGGTGACTTCCTGGCGCGAGACCGTGTGCTACCCCCGCTGGCCCCCGGCGAGCTCGTGGCCATCCGCTGCGCTGGTGCCTACGGCCGCGAGATGGCGAGCACCTACAACGCGCGACCCGTGGCCGCCGAGGTCTTCGTCGAGAACGGTCAGATGACCCTCGTCCGCCGACGCGGCGACTTCATGTCGCTGTGGGCCGGCGAAGAGGGCTGA
- the argH gene encoding argininosuccinate lyase, translating to MSDKAWGGRFEEELNDVALRYSASVDVDSRLAPQDIRGSIAHVQMLAAQGIVPQADADAIVAGLKVIADDIRAGRFTWDAAREDVHMNIEATLSERIGAPGGKLHTGRSRNDQVGTDMRLFTREACEATATRIDRFLAVLAVRAAGTVDVLMPGYTHLQRAQPVRLAHHLLAWAEGLDRDRGRLLDCARRLNESPLGSAALAGTTFPLDREATARALGFDRPTRNSLDAVGDRDYLVEATAALANCAVHLSRISEELVLWSTQEFGFIRMSDAFTTGSSIMPQKKNPDMAELARGKTGRVVGDLVNLLVMLKGLPYAYNRDMQEDKAPVFDAFDTVDDTLDVLTGCVATAAFSRSAMQRALRDGFLDATEVADWLAERGVPFRDAHHVSGKLVARCVRDGRVLSELTLADFQAEHPAFDASIFAALDMETAVERRDLPGGPARRRVQAAIADLRERLAGRGVDVDAAAAKVAARPVVDPRQEQG from the coding sequence ATGAGTGACAAGGCCTGGGGCGGACGATTCGAGGAAGAGCTGAACGACGTGGCGCTGCGCTACAGCGCCAGCGTGGACGTGGACTCCCGCCTCGCCCCTCAAGACATCCGCGGGTCCATCGCGCACGTCCAGATGCTGGCGGCCCAGGGCATCGTGCCGCAGGCGGACGCCGACGCCATCGTCGCGGGCCTGAAGGTCATCGCCGACGACATCCGCGCAGGCCGCTTCACGTGGGATGCTGCGCGCGAAGACGTCCACATGAACATCGAGGCGACGCTGAGCGAACGCATCGGCGCACCAGGCGGAAAGCTCCACACGGGGCGCAGCCGCAACGACCAGGTAGGCACCGACATGCGGCTCTTCACGCGTGAGGCGTGCGAAGCCACCGCCACGCGGATCGACCGCTTCTTGGCGGTGCTCGCCGTGCGCGCAGCGGGGACCGTGGACGTCCTCATGCCGGGCTACACGCACCTGCAACGCGCCCAACCGGTGCGGCTCGCCCATCACCTGCTCGCGTGGGCCGAGGGCCTGGACCGAGACCGAGGTCGCCTGCTGGACTGCGCACGCCGCCTCAACGAGTCCCCCCTCGGGAGCGCCGCCCTGGCCGGCACGACCTTCCCGCTGGACCGCGAGGCCACCGCCCGCGCGCTCGGGTTCGACCGTCCGACGCGCAACAGCCTCGACGCCGTGGGGGACCGCGACTACCTCGTCGAAGCCACCGCTGCGCTCGCCAACTGCGCGGTGCACCTGTCTCGCATCAGCGAGGAGCTGGTCCTGTGGTCCACGCAGGAGTTCGGTTTCATTCGGATGAGCGACGCGTTCACGACCGGCTCGTCCATCATGCCGCAGAAGAAGAACCCGGACATGGCCGAACTGGCCCGCGGCAAGACCGGCCGCGTCGTCGGGGACCTGGTGAACCTGCTGGTGATGTTGAAAGGCCTGCCCTACGCGTACAACCGCGACATGCAAGAGGACAAGGCGCCCGTGTTCGACGCGTTCGACACGGTGGACGACACCCTGGACGTGCTGACCGGGTGCGTCGCCACCGCGGCCTTCTCGCGCAGCGCCATGCAGCGCGCCCTCCGCGATGGGTTCCTGGACGCGACCGAGGTCGCCGACTGGCTCGCCGAGCGGGGTGTGCCCTTCCGCGACGCCCACCACGTCTCGGGCAAGCTGGTGGCGCGCTGCGTACGTGACGGGCGGGTCCTGAGCGAGCTGACCCTCGCCGACTTCCAGGCCGAGCACCCGGCCTTCGACGCGTCGATCTTCGCTGCGCTGGACATGGAGACCGCCGTGGAGCGGCGTGACCTCCCCGGTGGACCGGCGCGCCGGCGCGTGCAGGCTGCCATCGCCGATCTCCGCGAGCGGCTGGCCGGGCGGGGCGTCGACGTCGACGCGGCCGCCGCGAAGGTCGCGGCCCGCCCCGTGGTCGACCCGCGCCAGGAGCAAGGCTGA
- a CDS encoding cation-translocating P-type ATPase has protein sequence MHPARPSLPARRCPACGSAVDPLRAGAVVLLDDGARYLCGEPCQILFRDGKRPHDRFRPPVSTVRTLSERVRDATQAQEAAPRSARTLRRRAARSTLYTRGDRVNPTQGLAFAGAGLLASFGASFALLAVLSALCTVLAAAVALRDALPARRDVGTLGWALGPLGAALAALAGLAAQFVSTASAWPLAGAAVAAGAMELRAWLDDRSRAPLAQALATLRAALPTSARVPLSNEPLDMSFRLVHISEVHAGDRVLAVDGEVVPVDGVVEAGTSSVLLHPGATAAVERGPGEAVLAGARVTRGAVRLLATRVGDDRGLVRAPSFSADNGAGSSRIVRLAGQFARWGGVAAVGAGAAGLLLAQGGSLPERLAAAAAALLAVPLLAVRRGSDSPLVAAGLAGAPRGIVFLNGRAVEDAGNIAVAAFMSRGTVTTGHPEVLEVHAVGDADVDELIGLAMAAQLVAQGHPIALAVQRYGASKGIAVGNVRRATLHPGRGVSALAPGSKALVIGTRQLLLDEGVSVAVADAIAGRAEERGHTAVFVALDGRVRLVITLQDPVRIGARAAAQRVFDLPAEVVLISGDHRSTVEALGLQMDVAHVKAELLPDERAVEVRRLGESAGHVAVVGRVQDIEALGAADVPVVLGAAGGIEGEAAVALANEDIRDAAAALFIARAARTEAVRCLTASVVVGATVGVGAMLGLVPPVAAALLALAVDAFALPSGVRLLRRVDLRVPARG, from the coding sequence ATGCATCCCGCCCGGCCGAGCCTGCCCGCCCGCCGCTGCCCTGCCTGTGGGTCGGCCGTGGACCCGCTACGCGCCGGCGCCGTGGTGCTCCTGGACGACGGGGCGCGCTACCTCTGCGGAGAGCCTTGCCAGATCCTGTTCCGGGACGGCAAGCGACCCCACGATCGCTTTCGGCCCCCGGTGTCGACGGTGCGCACGCTGTCCGAGCGCGTGCGGGACGCCACGCAGGCCCAGGAGGCGGCTCCCCGCAGCGCCCGTACGCTGCGCCGCCGCGCCGCGCGATCCACGTTGTACACGCGAGGCGACCGCGTGAACCCCACGCAGGGACTGGCGTTCGCCGGTGCGGGCCTCTTGGCCTCGTTTGGGGCCAGCTTCGCGTTGCTCGCCGTGCTCTCGGCGCTGTGTACCGTGTTGGCAGCGGCCGTGGCGCTCCGAGACGCGCTCCCCGCTCGCCGCGACGTTGGCACCCTGGGCTGGGCGCTCGGGCCGCTGGGCGCCGCCCTGGCGGCGCTGGCTGGCCTGGCCGCGCAGTTCGTCAGCACCGCCAGCGCGTGGCCTCTCGCCGGGGCGGCTGTCGCAGCCGGAGCGATGGAACTGCGCGCCTGGCTCGACGATCGCTCACGAGCGCCGCTGGCCCAGGCGCTCGCGACACTGCGCGCCGCGCTCCCGACCTCCGCGCGCGTCCCCCTCAGCAACGAGCCGCTCGACATGAGCTTTCGGCTCGTCCACATCTCGGAGGTCCACGCCGGGGATCGCGTGCTCGCGGTGGACGGTGAGGTCGTCCCGGTCGATGGGGTGGTGGAGGCGGGCACCTCGAGCGTGCTGCTCCACCCAGGCGCCACGGCCGCCGTGGAGCGCGGCCCCGGCGAGGCCGTGCTGGCCGGCGCCCGCGTCACACGCGGCGCCGTGCGCCTCCTCGCAACTCGCGTCGGCGACGACCGCGGCCTGGTCCGAGCGCCCAGCTTTTCTGCAGACAACGGCGCGGGTTCGAGTCGAATCGTCCGCTTGGCGGGCCAGTTCGCCCGCTGGGGTGGCGTCGCAGCGGTGGGCGCGGGTGCGGCCGGCCTCCTGTTGGCGCAGGGCGGCAGCCTCCCCGAGCGTCTGGCAGCTGCCGCTGCGGCCCTGCTGGCGGTCCCCCTCCTCGCGGTACGGCGGGGCAGCGACTCGCCGTTGGTAGCGGCGGGCCTGGCCGGAGCGCCGCGGGGCATCGTGTTTCTCAACGGCCGCGCCGTCGAAGACGCCGGCAACATCGCGGTGGCTGCGTTCATGTCACGCGGCACCGTGACCACGGGTCACCCGGAGGTGCTCGAGGTCCACGCGGTCGGGGACGCCGACGTGGACGAGCTGATCGGGCTGGCCATGGCGGCTCAACTGGTGGCGCAAGGGCATCCCATCGCGCTCGCAGTCCAGCGCTATGGCGCGAGCAAGGGCATTGCCGTGGGGAACGTCCGCAGGGCTACGCTCCACCCTGGCCGCGGCGTGAGCGCCCTCGCCCCCGGCAGCAAGGCACTCGTGATCGGCACACGACAGCTCCTCCTGGACGAGGGCGTCAGCGTGGCGGTGGCGGACGCCATCGCGGGGCGGGCCGAGGAGCGGGGCCACACCGCCGTGTTCGTCGCGCTCGACGGCCGCGTGCGGCTCGTCATCACGCTGCAGGATCCAGTCCGCATCGGCGCCCGGGCCGCGGCGCAGCGCGTCTTCGATCTACCGGCCGAGGTAGTCCTGATCAGCGGCGACCACCGCTCGACGGTCGAGGCGCTCGGACTGCAAATGGACGTGGCGCACGTCAAGGCCGAGCTGCTCCCGGACGAGCGTGCCGTCGAGGTGCGGCGTCTCGGGGAGAGCGCCGGCCACGTCGCGGTCGTCGGCCGCGTCCAGGACATCGAGGCGCTCGGCGCGGCGGACGTACCCGTGGTGCTCGGCGCGGCTGGAGGCATCGAGGGCGAGGCCGCTGTGGCGCTGGCCAACGAGGACATCCGCGATGCAGCCGCCGCCTTGTTCATCGCGCGCGCGGCGCGCACGGAGGCCGTCCGCTGCTTGACGGCGAGCGTCGTGGTCGGAGCGACCGTCGGCGTGGGGGCCATGCTGGGGCTCGTACCGCCCGTCGCGGCCGCCCTCCTGGCGCTGGCGGTCGACGCTTTCGCCCTGCCGAGCGGCGTGCGTCTGCTACGACGCGTCGACCTGCGAGTACCGGCGCGCGGCTGA
- a CDS encoding L,D-transpeptidase codes for MRRGSRFRATEQQATRGCAGGWHRVPGSGYVCRGEGVIVGRGPQSFSPVPREPALEDALPYLYAYATEDDVPQYWGLPDAARESAVRDVLGLLRRREAAARDRAENASAARATPEPGLAEPDGDTPEGSEAAPDETGGEHAVEAPPPPGQVTTAEDEGDVQLEETPPELPDYVRMRMQRGFYVSLDREERVDGRTWYRTVRGAYVRAAQMRQSAPTSVRGVVVGGRWSLPIAFVYRHGTRRLLRRASDGSLLDRGVAEIGTPIAVTERTRWRRNEYAVGHDGSMFRTSSLRHAEQHPRPDGVPADGRWIHVDLSEQTLVAYEGDRPVFATIVSTGAPGFETPRGLYRIQSKHVSTTMDNLAAADTAYSIEDVPWTMYFEGNYALHGAFWHSNFGRVRSHGCVNLAPTDARWIFRWSTPTLPESWHGAFATRRSPGTHVFITE; via the coding sequence ATGCGACGTGGCTCACGCTTTCGCGCCACCGAGCAGCAGGCCACACGCGGGTGCGCCGGAGGCTGGCATCGCGTGCCTGGGAGCGGGTACGTGTGCCGCGGCGAGGGGGTCATCGTGGGCCGAGGCCCCCAGAGCTTCTCTCCCGTGCCGCGTGAGCCTGCGCTCGAGGACGCACTCCCGTACTTGTACGCCTACGCGACCGAGGACGACGTGCCGCAGTATTGGGGGCTCCCCGACGCCGCGCGCGAGTCGGCGGTACGCGACGTGCTCGGGTTGCTTCGTCGCCGTGAGGCGGCCGCCCGCGACCGGGCCGAGAATGCGTCGGCGGCGCGCGCCACACCGGAGCCAGGTCTGGCGGAGCCGGACGGAGACACGCCCGAAGGCAGCGAAGCCGCGCCAGACGAGACGGGCGGGGAGCACGCCGTCGAGGCGCCACCGCCTCCCGGACAGGTCACCACCGCCGAGGACGAAGGGGACGTCCAGCTCGAGGAGACACCGCCAGAGCTCCCGGACTACGTGCGCATGCGCATGCAGCGTGGGTTCTACGTCAGCCTGGACCGGGAGGAGCGGGTCGACGGGCGTACGTGGTACCGCACGGTGCGCGGCGCCTACGTCCGCGCGGCCCAGATGCGTCAGAGCGCTCCGACGTCGGTCCGCGGCGTCGTCGTCGGTGGGCGCTGGTCGCTACCCATCGCGTTCGTCTATCGCCACGGCACACGGCGCCTGCTCCGTCGCGCATCGGATGGGTCTCTCTTGGACCGCGGAGTGGCGGAGATCGGGACCCCCATCGCGGTCACGGAGCGCACGCGCTGGCGACGCAACGAGTACGCCGTAGGGCATGATGGGTCGATGTTTCGCACCAGCTCGTTGCGCCACGCCGAGCAGCACCCGCGCCCGGACGGCGTCCCCGCCGACGGCCGCTGGATCCATGTCGATCTCAGCGAGCAGACGCTGGTGGCGTACGAGGGGGACCGGCCCGTGTTCGCCACCATCGTGTCCACCGGCGCGCCCGGCTTCGAGACGCCACGCGGGCTGTACCGGATCCAGTCGAAGCACGTGTCCACCACCATGGACAACCTGGCCGCCGCCGACACGGCTTACTCCATCGAAGATGTGCCGTGGACGATGTACTTCGAAGGGAACTACGCGCTCCACGGAGCGTTCTGGCACTCCAACTTCGGGAGAGTGCGCAGCCACGGTTGCGTCAACCTGGCACCCACGGACGCGAGGTGGATCTTTCGCTGGAGCACCCCGACCTTGCCCGAGTCGTGGCACGGCGCCTTCGCGACGCGTCGCTCACCTGGTACGCACGTCTTCATCACCGAGTAG
- a CDS encoding extensin family protein, with protein MSLAEPRLGGAHRASRSSLPCTWSSVLSLCVGLLASTATTAVAQPPDPDQAELERRVRALRQSGSSLPAGTILSLEYTVETAAAIRRNHSDASRAWRRRAARYLDRAEAGHDPFQEEAGKLTARAYRSPISQSTQSYSVYLPPDYDPNRRYPLYIALHGGSSNGNLFLGVVMGQNLDWETYDQHLYDEFTARWTPDWIVVAPTGFGQVMWRYMGEQDVLDVLTDVQRHYPVDENRVVLAGLSNGGVGAYAIGTRHSWRFSHVQAMAGAPSWLQYLGRTSATDRRVVTPWSGLHLAENTANTRFHYYHGRSDGGPMRPDYVNAFSRQMRELGVPNNETWFDAGHDILYLAIRHGRMFPQLMTPRDPRPAEVRLVSGDYRAARQHWVEATRFTHFGTLGKAHGRVHERAATITTENLSAMRLHVADMPFTGAVSDEVTLTVDGHEVYRGARESLGTHLLLARVEGHWRTGQLPQTAGQLVKRPGLSGPVGDAYYGRIVHVYGTQREGSTADLRAAAERGARGFLLWGWDIRQEVIPDTDAGDARYRDATLMLYGAPGDNVVLDRLAGSLPIQVEGNAVVVGTQRYTGNDVGVRYIYPNPEHPERYLIVSTGVNAAIIRAASNLPEWLPDWFVYNQATVRNTQPRVAGRRNPEVASGFFDDHWQLPGATTAAAPTGPTEPHARGEGGGDDDESAPIASSLPIPRAPAVPGPPARFLASETDPAGPAARAMWERIPEFYNFRAQIPGAEWRVRAEQQFSVRPEAECLRDLEQKGVAARRRPDLSTPVPSPVELLGPVDGVWFLSAHSERPILIACELAARLPALVAILKRHGVEGVEVLSAYREEPFSSFHTMGMALDINRLYRGRGWLSVQAHYQATPDQRTCSGPQPSSGAARVLRRIACDVYRSGQFQSMLTPNYNEGHRDHFHIDIRPDDPRAFLR; from the coding sequence ATGTCGCTCGCCGAACCGCGCCTGGGTGGGGCGCACCGCGCCTCCCGGTCCTCGCTCCCTTGCACCTGGTCCTCCGTGCTGTCCCTGTGCGTGGGGCTGCTCGCCTCGACCGCCACAACCGCCGTGGCCCAGCCCCCCGACCCCGACCAGGCCGAGCTGGAGCGGCGCGTGCGGGCCCTGCGCCAGAGCGGCAGCTCGCTCCCGGCGGGGACCATCCTGAGCCTCGAGTACACGGTCGAGACCGCCGCCGCCATCCGCCGCAACCACTCGGACGCGTCACGTGCGTGGCGCCGTCGCGCGGCCCGCTACCTCGACCGCGCCGAAGCTGGTCACGACCCCTTCCAGGAAGAAGCGGGAAAGCTCACCGCGCGCGCCTACCGCTCGCCCATCAGCCAGTCCACGCAGAGCTACTCGGTCTATCTGCCGCCCGACTACGACCCCAACCGGCGCTATCCCCTGTACATCGCGCTCCACGGCGGGTCCTCCAACGGGAACCTCTTCCTGGGCGTGGTGATGGGCCAGAACCTCGACTGGGAGACCTACGACCAGCACCTCTACGACGAGTTCACGGCGCGCTGGACCCCGGACTGGATCGTGGTCGCCCCCACCGGCTTCGGGCAGGTGATGTGGCGCTACATGGGCGAGCAGGACGTGCTCGACGTGCTGACGGACGTGCAGCGTCACTACCCCGTGGACGAGAACCGCGTGGTGCTCGCTGGCCTGTCCAACGGCGGGGTCGGCGCCTACGCCATCGGGACGCGGCACTCGTGGCGCTTCTCGCACGTACAGGCCATGGCGGGCGCGCCCAGCTGGCTGCAGTACCTGGGACGCACCAGCGCCACGGATCGCCGGGTGGTCACGCCGTGGTCGGGGCTGCACCTCGCGGAGAACACGGCCAACACGCGCTTTCACTACTACCACGGACGGTCGGACGGTGGACCCATGCGGCCCGACTACGTCAACGCCTTCAGCCGCCAGATGCGCGAGCTGGGCGTCCCCAACAACGAGACGTGGTTCGACGCCGGGCACGACATCCTCTACCTGGCCATCCGGCACGGGCGCATGTTCCCGCAGCTGATGACCCCGCGTGACCCACGCCCCGCGGAGGTGCGGCTGGTGAGCGGCGACTATCGCGCAGCCCGTCAGCACTGGGTCGAGGCGACGCGCTTCACCCACTTCGGCACGCTCGGCAAGGCGCACGGTCGAGTCCACGAGCGGGCCGCGACCATCACCACCGAGAACCTCTCCGCCATGCGGCTGCACGTGGCCGACATGCCCTTCACGGGGGCCGTGTCCGACGAGGTGACGCTGACCGTGGACGGGCACGAGGTGTACCGAGGCGCGCGCGAGTCGCTCGGCACGCACCTCCTGCTCGCCCGGGTCGAAGGGCACTGGCGCACCGGGCAGCTCCCCCAGACCGCAGGCCAGCTGGTCAAGCGCCCAGGCCTGAGCGGACCCGTGGGGGACGCCTACTACGGGCGCATCGTGCACGTCTACGGCACCCAACGTGAGGGCAGCACCGCCGACCTGCGGGCGGCCGCCGAGCGGGGCGCGCGCGGCTTCCTGCTGTGGGGCTGGGACATCCGCCAGGAGGTCATCCCCGACACCGACGCAGGCGACGCGCGCTACCGCGACGCCACGCTCATGCTCTATGGCGCGCCTGGGGACAACGTGGTGTTGGACCGTCTCGCGGGGAGCCTCCCCATCCAGGTGGAGGGCAACGCCGTCGTCGTCGGAACGCAGCGCTACACGGGGAACGACGTGGGCGTGCGTTACATCTACCCGAACCCCGAGCACCCCGAGCGCTACCTGATCGTCTCGACCGGGGTGAACGCAGCGATCATCCGTGCGGCGAGCAACCTCCCCGAGTGGCTCCCGGACTGGTTCGTCTACAACCAGGCGACCGTGCGCAACACACAGCCCCGGGTGGCGGGCCGGCGCAACCCCGAGGTCGCATCGGGCTTCTTCGACGACCACTGGCAGCTGCCCGGAGCGACCACCGCGGCCGCTCCCACCGGCCCCACCGAGCCGCACGCGCGGGGCGAAGGAGGCGGGGACGACGACGAGAGCGCGCCGATTGCGTCCAGCCTGCCGATTCCCCGCGCGCCGGCCGTACCAGGCCCGCCTGCGCGCTTCTTGGCCTCTGAGACCGACCCGGCGGGCCCCGCCGCCCGGGCCATGTGGGAGCGCATCCCCGAGTTCTACAACTTCCGCGCCCAGATCCCCGGCGCCGAGTGGCGCGTGCGCGCCGAGCAGCAGTTCTCGGTGCGGCCGGAGGCCGAGTGCCTGAGGGACCTGGAGCAGAAGGGCGTCGCGGCGCGCCGGCGCCCGGACCTGAGCACGCCGGTGCCCTCCCCCGTCGAGCTGCTCGGCCCCGTGGACGGGGTCTGGTTCCTCTCGGCCCACAGCGAGCGCCCCATCCTGATCGCCTGTGAGCTCGCGGCGCGCTTGCCCGCGCTGGTGGCCATCCTGAAGCGTCATGGCGTGGAGGGGGTCGAGGTGCTCAGCGCGTATCGGGAGGAGCCCTTCTCCAGCTTTCACACCATGGGCATGGCCCTCGACATCAACCGGCTGTACCGGGGGCGAGGGTGGCTGTCGGTGCAGGCGCACTATCAGGCCACGCCCGACCAGCGCACGTGCTCCGGGCCGCAGCCGAGCAGCGGCGCCGCGCGCGTCCTGCGCCGCATCGCGTGCGACGTGTATCGCAGCGGGCAATTCCAGTCGATGCTCACGCCCAACTACAACGAGGGGCACCGGGATCACTTCCACATCGACATCCGGCCGGACGATCCGCGCGCGTTCTTACGCTGA
- the fumC gene encoding class II fumarate hydratase: MSTRIESDSMGTIEVPNDRYYGAQTMRSRMNFRIGEERMPTDIIRAFGILKKAAAQTNQALGNLDATIADLIVKAADEVIAGTLDDHFPLVVWQTGSGTQSNMNVNEVISNRAIEMAGGEMGSKKPVHPNDHVNKSQSSNDTYPTAMHIAAVMKIERELFPKVRRLRDTLEKKSEEFADIVKIGRTHLQDATPLTLGQEISGWVAQLDAALRAVDATLPQLRELALGGTAVGTGLNTHPDYAVKVAEQISALAGTQFVTAPNKFAALAGHDAYVGTSGALKQLAAALMKIANDVRWLASGPRCGIGELTIPENEPGSSIMPGKVNPTQCEATTMVCVQVFGNDAAIGFAGSQGNFELNVYKPVLAYNLLQSIRLLADCSESFEEHCVSGLEPNRATIDQKLHGSLMLVTALNPHIGYDNAAKVAKHAYKSGGTLKAAAIELGLLTAEQFDAWVKPEDMVGSLKVKKS, encoded by the coding sequence ATGAGCACCCGCATCGAATCCGACTCCATGGGCACCATCGAGGTCCCGAACGACCGCTACTACGGCGCGCAGACCATGCGCTCGCGCATGAACTTCCGCATCGGCGAGGAGCGCATGCCGACGGACATCATCCGCGCGTTCGGCATCCTCAAGAAGGCGGCGGCGCAGACCAACCAGGCCCTCGGGAACCTGGATGCGACCATCGCGGACCTCATCGTGAAGGCCGCAGACGAGGTCATCGCGGGCACGCTCGACGACCACTTCCCGCTCGTCGTGTGGCAGACCGGCTCGGGCACGCAGAGCAACATGAACGTGAACGAGGTCATCTCGAACCGCGCCATCGAGATGGCCGGCGGCGAGATGGGTAGCAAGAAGCCCGTCCACCCGAACGACCACGTCAACAAGTCGCAGTCCTCGAACGACACGTACCCCACGGCGATGCACATCGCGGCGGTCATGAAGATCGAGCGCGAGCTGTTCCCCAAGGTGCGGCGCCTGCGCGACACGCTCGAGAAGAAGTCCGAGGAGTTCGCCGACATCGTGAAGATCGGCCGCACGCACCTGCAGGACGCGACACCCCTCACCTTGGGCCAGGAGATCAGCGGCTGGGTGGCGCAGCTGGACGCTGCCCTGCGCGCGGTGGACGCCACGCTGCCGCAGCTGCGCGAGCTGGCGCTGGGCGGCACGGCCGTCGGCACGGGGCTCAACACGCACCCCGACTACGCGGTGAAGGTGGCCGAGCAGATCTCGGCCCTGGCCGGCACGCAGTTCGTCACCGCCCCCAACAAGTTCGCGGCCCTCGCGGGGCACGACGCCTACGTGGGCACCAGCGGGGCGCTCAAGCAGCTGGCCGCAGCCTTGATGAAGATCGCCAACGACGTGCGCTGGCTGGCCAGCGGTCCGCGCTGCGGCATCGGCGAGCTGACCATCCCCGAAAACGAGCCTGGCAGCTCCATCATGCCGGGCAAGGTCAACCCGACCCAGTGCGAGGCCACCACCATGGTGTGCGTGCAGGTCTTCGGGAACGACGCGGCCATCGGCTTCGCGGGCTCGCAGGGCAACTTCGAGCTCAACGTCTACAAGCCGGTGCTGGCGTACAACCTGCTGCAGTCCATCCGTCTGCTGGCCGACTGCTCCGAGAGCTTCGAGGAGCACTGCGTCTCCGGCCTCGAGCCCAACCGCGCCACCATCGACCAGAAGCTGCACGGCTCGCTCATGCTGGTGACCGCCCTCAACCCGCACATCGGCTACGACAACGCGGCCAAGGTCGCCAAGCACGCCTACAAGTCGGGCGGCACGCTCAAGGCGGCGGCCATCGAGCTGGGGCTGCTCACCGCTGAGCAGTTCGACGCGTGGGTGAAGCCCGAGGACATGGTCGGCTCGCTGAAGGTCAAGAAGTCGTGA